In the Nitrospirales bacterium LBB_01 genome, one interval contains:
- a CDS encoding ABC transporter substrate-binding protein, whose amino-acid sequence MKIAFALIVFVFILESGAFAETPDELLKIVIDKIYTVLKDNTLKSKDKTPERRKHIRAIIESRFDFEEMSKRALAVNWQKRTDAEKKEFTALFESLLENVYITKIESYSGEEVLFLEQNVDGDYSTVKTMLIRKTQKIPIDYKLMKINNEWKVYDIVIEGISLVSNYRTQFTKMLGSGTYEGLVKTLKEKIAANEHKEYN is encoded by the coding sequence ATAAAAATCGCATTTGCTCTGATAGTGTTTGTTTTTATTTTAGAATCTGGTGCCTTTGCCGAGACTCCTGATGAGTTGTTAAAAATCGTTATAGATAAGATTTATACGGTTTTAAAGGACAATACCTTAAAAAGCAAGGATAAAACGCCAGAGAGGCGTAAACACATCCGCGCCATTATAGAGAGTCGTTTTGATTTTGAAGAGATGTCAAAGCGGGCGCTGGCTGTCAATTGGCAAAAGCGAACCGATGCTGAAAAAAAGGAATTTACTGCTCTTTTTGAAAGCCTCCTTGAAAACGTTTATATTACAAAAATAGAGTCCTATAGCGGAGAGGAAGTGTTATTCCTTGAACAGAACGTTGACGGCGATTACTCAACGGTTAAAACTATGCTTATAAGAAAGACTCAGAAAATCCCCATTGACTATAAACTCATGAAAATAAATAATGAGTGGAAAGTGTATGATATTGTTATTGAGGGAATAAGCCTTGTCAGCAACTATAGAACTCAGTTTACTAAGATGCTGGGATCAGGAACATACGAGGGACTTGTCAAAACGCTAAAAGAAAAAATAGCAGCCAACGAGCATAAAGAGTATAATTAA
- a CDS encoding ABC transporter permease: protein MLGQIVFKPVGGRFVRYLRDLGSSGIFLINSLYYALTPPYKWKLIVRQIWFIGYMSLGVILMTGAFTGMVLAIQLFYTLRKFGAESLLGPGVALSLVRELGPVFTALMVTGRGGSALTAEIGIMKISEQIDSLYIMGLNPYKYVITPNFIAALICFPLLTAIFDVTGIFGGYLVGVKLLGLSSGVYFEEMRSFVERADLLIGLYKSLSFALIVSWVCCYKGFFLGKGSSGFGARAVSKATTDAVVMSSVVVLIWDYVLGSYFI, encoded by the coding sequence ATGCTCGGTCAGATTGTTTTTAAGCCCGTAGGAGGGCGGTTTGTAAGATATCTGAGAGACCTTGGAAGCTCTGGGATTTTTCTGATTAACTCTCTTTACTACGCTTTGACTCCCCCCTATAAGTGGAAACTGATAGTTCGCCAAATATGGTTTATCGGCTACATGTCACTTGGCGTAATCCTTATGACAGGAGCCTTTACGGGTATGGTGCTGGCTATTCAGCTGTTCTATACGTTGAGAAAATTCGGGGCTGAGTCTCTGCTTGGCCCGGGTGTTGCCCTCAGTTTGGTCAGAGAGCTAGGACCCGTCTTTACCGCCCTTATGGTAACCGGCCGCGGAGGCTCGGCACTCACTGCAGAAATAGGAATTATGAAAATTTCCGAGCAAATTGACTCCCTTTATATCATGGGGTTAAATCCGTACAAGTACGTGATAACTCCCAACTTTATAGCAGCCCTGATATGCTTTCCGCTTCTTACTGCAATATTTGATGTTACAGGTATATTCGGAGGGTATTTGGTCGGTGTTAAGCTTTTGGGGTTAAGCAGCGGCGTTTATTTTGAGGAGATGAGAAGCTTTGTGGAAAGGGCTGATTTATTAATCGGGCTTTATAAATCGTTGAGTTTTGCTTTGATAGTTTCATGGGTATGCTGTTATAAGGGGTTTTTTCTGGGTAAAGGCTCCTCTGGTTTTGGTGCGCGTGCCGTTAGTAAGGCAACAACGGATGCAGTTGTAATGTCCTCGGTAGTTGTTCTCATTTGGGATTATGTTCTTGGGTCTTATTTCATTTAA
- a CDS encoding ABC transporter ATP-binding protein, whose protein sequence is MGKKPFIKISRLKKILDGVEVLKGVDLAIHKGELMAVIGASGAGKSVSLKCITGLLEPNSGAVFIGGRDITGMSMGELNRIRSSFGVLFQSGALFDSLNVYENVAFPLKEKTRLKDTEIAKRVTKALSDVHLKDVEEKYPAELSGGMKKRVALARAIISNPEIIFFDEPTTGLDPVLKKSIHDLISENHQRYGFTGLIISHEIPEIFDVADRVAMLYEGRIVFCGTPEEIKDSQIPEVKEFIGSGCGMRENINRRVNSEKI, encoded by the coding sequence ATGGGAAAAAAGCCTTTTATAAAGATAAGCCGGTTAAAGAAAATCCTTGATGGCGTTGAGGTTTTAAAAGGTGTTGATTTAGCCATTCATAAGGGTGAACTGATGGCAGTCATAGGAGCATCGGGGGCAGGGAAAAGCGTTTCTCTTAAGTGCATAACCGGACTGTTAGAGCCGAACTCCGGCGCCGTTTTTATAGGGGGCAGAGATATTACCGGTATGAGCATGGGAGAGCTCAACAGAATACGCAGCAGCTTTGGAGTGCTGTTTCAAAGCGGCGCTCTATTTGACTCTCTGAATGTATATGAGAATGTGGCTTTCCCGCTTAAGGAAAAGACACGCCTTAAGGATACTGAGATTGCTAAGCGTGTTACGAAGGCGTTAAGCGATGTACACTTAAAGGACGTGGAGGAAAAGTATCCGGCTGAGTTAAGCGGCGGGATGAAAAAGCGTGTGGCTTTAGCAAGGGCAATAATATCAAACCCGGAGATAATTTTCTTTGATGAACCGACAACCGGTCTTGACCCTGTGCTAAAAAAATCAATCCATGACCTTATTAGCGAAAATCATCAGAGGTATGGCTTTACAGGGCTTATAATAAGCCATGAGATTCCTGAAATTTTTGATGTTGCCGACAGAGTTGCAATGCTTTATGAAGGGAGAATTGTCTTTTGTGGCACACCGGAGGAAATCAAAGACAGTCAAATTCCTGAGGTAAAAGAGTTCATTGGAAGTGGATGTGGGATGAGAGAGAATATCAACAGGAGGGTTAACAGTGAAAAGATTTGA
- a CDS encoding RNA methyltransferase has protein sequence MNKAAENIYFVLIEPKEPGNIGASARAIKNMGFSNLVLVNPEGHLTMDAYLFAHGAEDVLEQAVVCTGLEEAVGQMHLVIGLSRRFGKTRGVFMPIAEAAKTVLSSSSEGKVALLFGRENNGLNNKEVESCGFIAFIPTSTAQPSLNLAQAVLLTAYELSNIFVLDSAFKVKPKATTYQLNQLYDRIESTLNASGYGSRGSQDLRAEVMRNIKHLLGRCGIMVWEVDMIHGILSHINNKILEEG, from the coding sequence GTGAATAAGGCTGCAGAGAATATATATTTTGTTTTAATTGAGCCTAAAGAGCCCGGAAATATTGGGGCATCCGCGCGGGCTATCAAAAACATGGGATTTTCAAATCTTGTACTGGTAAATCCCGAGGGTCACCTGACAATGGACGCCTACCTGTTTGCCCATGGTGCTGAGGATGTGTTAGAGCAGGCCGTAGTATGCACAGGGCTTGAGGAGGCCGTAGGTCAGATGCACCTTGTCATTGGCCTGTCAAGGCGTTTTGGTAAAACCCGAGGCGTTTTTATGCCCATTGCTGAGGCTGCCAAAACCGTTCTTTCCAGCTCGTCTGAAGGCAAAGTAGCGCTCCTTTTTGGACGGGAAAACAATGGACTTAACAACAAAGAGGTGGAATCCTGCGGCTTTATTGCTTTTATTCCCACCTCTACTGCCCAACCCTCGCTTAACCTTGCTCAGGCTGTCCTTCTTACGGCATATGAGTTGTCAAATATTTTCGTTTTAGATTCTGCTTTTAAAGTTAAACCAAAGGCCACCACGTATCAGTTGAATCAACTCTATGACAGAATCGAAAGCACTCTTAATGCGTCAGGGTATGGCAGCCGCGGCAGCCAGGACTTAAGAGCAGAGGTCATGCGCAACATAAAACACCTGCTTGGCCGCTGTGGTATAATGGTGTGGGAGGTAGATATGATTCACGGGATACTTAGTCATATAAATAATAAAATTTTAGAGGAGGGTTAA
- the mlaD gene encoding outer membrane lipid asymmetry maintenance protein MlaD yields MKRFDIETAVGFFLVLGILSMAYLSIKLGDVHFLDEKGYIVTASFTKTGGLKKGTTVEIAGVAVGKVSDITLDDKTYQAKVMMAIHKTVNISEDSIASIKTKGLLGEKYIQIAPGGSKTLLANGGKIRETESAVDIEELISKYAFGDVK; encoded by the coding sequence GTGAAAAGATTTGATATTGAGACGGCAGTAGGGTTTTTTTTGGTCTTAGGGATTCTGTCTATGGCGTATCTATCCATAAAGCTGGGAGATGTCCATTTTTTAGACGAAAAGGGCTACATTGTTACGGCGTCTTTTACTAAAACCGGCGGACTTAAGAAGGGAACCACTGTGGAGATAGCCGGAGTCGCAGTCGGAAAAGTAAGCGACATAACACTTGATGATAAAACCTATCAGGCAAAGGTTATGATGGCTATCCACAAAACAGTCAATATTTCAGAGGACTCCATTGCCTCAATAAAAACAAAAGGGCTGCTTGGTGAAAAATATATCCAAATAGCTCCGGGCGGCTCTAAGACTTTACTTGCTAATGGCGGCAAAATACGGGAAACAGAATCGGCTGTTGACATAGAGGAATTGATTTCAAAATACGCCTTTGGCGATGTTAAGTAA
- a CDS encoding HEAT repeat domain-containing protein gives MNGKIDDGQPFEDMVSDYMEKGFLDNIVSMFKADSDTHSLIVGLLRDERMRVRIGAVALLEELSEAKMPGLEHIADMLLPLLVDEISFVRGDAAYCLGIIGGPPHIEHLRKLTTDSEKDVREAALEAIDNITNVKNLI, from the coding sequence ATGAATGGCAAAATAGATGACGGACAACCCTTTGAGGATATGGTGTCAGACTATATGGAAAAGGGTTTTCTGGACAATATCGTGTCAATGTTTAAAGCTGACAGCGATACGCACAGTCTTATTGTGGGGCTGCTCAGGGATGAGAGAATGCGTGTGCGCATAGGGGCAGTAGCACTTCTTGAGGAGCTTAGTGAGGCAAAGATGCCGGGTTTAGAACATATAGCGGATATGCTGCTGCCACTTTTAGTGGATGAGATTTCTTTTGTCAGAGGGGACGCTGCCTACTGTCTTGGCATTATAGGTGGCCCCCCCCATATAGAGCATTTGAGGAAACTTACCACAGATAGTGAAAAGGATGTCAGAGAGGCAGCCTTAGAAGCAATTGACAATATCACAAACGTTAAAAACCTTATTTAG
- a CDS encoding 4Fe-4S dicluster domain-containing protein, which yields MKGTIEINAELCKGCELCITVCPKKILHLCDELNTSGYYTVFVTDMKRCTGCALCAQICPELSIDVWADK from the coding sequence ATGAAAGGCACAATAGAAATAAACGCCGAACTTTGTAAGGGCTGCGAACTGTGTATAACTGTCTGTCCAAAAAAAATACTTCATCTGTGCGATGAGTTAAACACCTCCGGTTACTACACTGTTTTTGTGACGGATATGAAGAGGTGTACAGGGTGTGCCCTTTGTGCTCAAATATGCCCGGAGCTTTCTATTGATGTATGGGCAGATAAATAA
- a CDS encoding L,D-transpeptidase family protein produces MYHLTGAILSLFILIAGGNTFAAGTFSISDTSRQIIGVEQTYTVTDKEDTLHDIALAYGIGYNAIVSANSSVDPWLPDVGDIIKIPTRWIIPEVLHEGILINLAEMRLYYFFKVKNHKFVKTFPVGVGDEGYSTPLGTLHIVGKVVNPVWRVPQHIRKEYPHLPALVQPGPDNPLGKYWLQLSIKGYGIHGNNIAYSVGHRASSGCIRMYNEQVENLFQYIKVKDIVKIINEPVKVAKQDNKVYIEVHNNYNDDNITKEDVLSAMALKKLSGKDLLKYVDTGLLNIAIKEATGLPTVISK; encoded by the coding sequence ATGTATCATTTAACAGGCGCAATATTGAGTTTATTTATTTTGATAGCGGGTGGAAATACTTTTGCTGCAGGGACCTTTTCAATTAGCGATACCTCAAGGCAAATCATAGGAGTTGAGCAGACATACACGGTGACTGACAAAGAAGATACACTTCATGATATTGCGCTTGCTTACGGAATAGGTTATAACGCTATAGTTTCCGCTAATAGCTCTGTAGATCCGTGGCTTCCTGATGTCGGCGATATTATTAAAATTCCAACACGATGGATTATCCCCGAGGTTCTACACGAGGGGATTCTCATAAATCTTGCCGAGATGAGGCTTTACTATTTTTTTAAAGTTAAGAATCACAAATTTGTCAAAACTTTTCCCGTGGGAGTCGGTGATGAGGGGTATTCAACACCGCTTGGCACCTTACACATAGTTGGGAAAGTTGTTAATCCAGTATGGAGAGTGCCTCAGCACATACGAAAAGAGTATCCACATCTGCCGGCCTTAGTACAACCTGGACCTGACAACCCCCTTGGTAAATACTGGCTTCAACTCTCTATAAAAGGTTATGGCATCCATGGCAACAACATCGCATACAGTGTCGGTCACAGGGCAAGCAGCGGCTGCATAAGAATGTACAACGAGCAGGTGGAAAACTTGTTTCAATATATTAAGGTCAAAGATATAGTAAAAATCATCAATGAGCCGGTGAAAGTAGCAAAGCAGGACAACAAGGTGTATATTGAAGTTCACAACAACTATAACGATGATAACATAACTAAAGAGGATGTGCTGTCTGCAATGGCTCTTAAGAAACTGAGTGGGAAGGACCTGCTTAAATACGTTGATACCGGCTTACTAAACATTGCTATTAAAGAAGCAACAGGCCTTCCCACCGTAATTTCTAAGTAA
- a CDS encoding rRNA pseudouridine synthase, giving the protein MEERIQKIISSLGITSRRKAEEMIEEGRVTLNGKVVKLGDKADLSRDHIKLDGKLLHAANAAEKVYAKFYKPRQVMTTLEDPEGRRTILKFIEGIGARVYPVGRLDYDSEGLLLLTNDGELTHRVLHPSKKIPKRYHVKVKGEFSDAVMEKLRKGVMLEDGMTAPSEVRRLKDTDTESNTWIEITLFEGRKRQIRRMLQQLRHPVAKLKRVAINGIKLGSLKPGSWALLTPKELKSLFDETGNTDTLAQKPASVERTDKPPEKKASFFEKARRPIDRKTYFSEKAEKPAEKKSYSYEKTSKSKERPFSKERPFSFDKTSSAKPSETKHRTEAREKPKKTFVKLDAIDTAKRRVRRRDV; this is encoded by the coding sequence ATGGAAGAACGGATACAAAAAATAATATCCTCGCTTGGAATAACCTCAAGGAGAAAAGCTGAGGAGATGATTGAAGAGGGCCGTGTAACACTAAACGGCAAGGTTGTAAAATTAGGCGATAAGGCAGACTTGTCACGTGACCACATAAAACTTGACGGCAAACTCCTGCACGCTGCCAATGCAGCAGAGAAAGTTTATGCTAAATTTTATAAACCCCGGCAGGTGATGACAACTCTTGAAGACCCCGAGGGTAGGCGCACTATTCTTAAGTTTATTGAGGGCATTGGCGCACGAGTGTATCCTGTGGGACGGCTTGATTATGACTCTGAGGGACTCTTGCTTCTTACTAATGACGGAGAACTTACTCACAGGGTGCTGCACCCCTCTAAAAAAATCCCTAAACGGTATCATGTAAAAGTGAAAGGAGAATTTTCCGATGCCGTAATGGAAAAACTCCGAAAGGGTGTGATGCTTGAAGACGGAATGACAGCCCCATCTGAGGTAAGGAGACTCAAAGACACCGACACGGAGTCTAACACGTGGATAGAGATAACTCTGTTTGAGGGCAGAAAACGGCAGATAAGGAGAATGCTCCAGCAGCTCAGACACCCCGTGGCAAAACTAAAACGTGTTGCCATAAACGGCATTAAACTTGGCTCTCTGAAGCCCGGTTCATGGGCACTTCTTACACCAAAAGAGCTAAAATCGTTGTTTGATGAAACCGGAAATACCGATACACTGGCACAAAAGCCTGCTTCTGTTGAAAGAACAGATAAGCCACCCGAGAAGAAAGCATCTTTCTTTGAGAAAGCAAGAAGACCGATTGACAGGAAAACATATTTCTCTGAAAAAGCAGAGAAACCAGCAGAGAAAAAATCATATTCATATGAGAAAACCAGCAAATCTAAAGAGAGACCATTTTCCAAAGAGAGACCATTTTCTTTTGATAAAACAAGCTCTGCAAAACCATCGGAAACCAAACACAGAACTGAAGCAAGAGAAAAACCCAAAAAGACTTTTGTAAAATTAGACGCTATAGATACTGC
- a CDS encoding tetratricopeptide repeat protein — MVFDPVMAGIVTGVFLLVILVFFVFSVSKKKKAVSAYTEKVTAADKLLEDGDIESALNAYVDIVVDVSLKEAPEVYGHIKNNIGICYRKLALGDEKEKYLKKAKSAYADALTVFKFKDRPYDYGMVNMNLGNTCWALYELTAAETDLIEAISAFEAAVTAYNLNDDALKYGSIQNSLALAYRALSEFKDRDENLSRAATAFTEALKGRTDHEHPREYGITHNSLGHTLWELSRYKDRQENLSKAAESFEEALKVRTVVTDPGDYAETQANLGNVYCDLSEVGNRAGFLNKAIDAYEEAIKVRTYVDFPAEYGMLQNNLGSAYGALAELQDKSGNLQKAILAFKETLKVYTFETSPMDYAMAQINVANAYFLYAESTEKEVNLKLAIFAYKEALKVYIPEQTPDEYFKTQLTLGNAYNSLSELTDKEQNIMKAIRSYERAIKMPLVEKYPAKYASMLFTLGNMCFNLSFIDNKEDNLIKAQQAYESAMSFLVEEENPVRYAEIRNKIEAISQMQQQHRN, encoded by the coding sequence ATGGTATTTGATCCTGTGATGGCAGGCATTGTGACCGGTGTGTTTTTGCTTGTTATCCTCGTTTTTTTCGTATTCAGTGTATCAAAGAAAAAGAAAGCAGTTTCAGCATATACAGAGAAAGTAACCGCTGCGGATAAACTGCTTGAGGATGGCGATATTGAAAGCGCCTTGAATGCCTACGTTGACATAGTGGTGGATGTCTCGTTAAAGGAGGCTCCGGAGGTCTATGGTCATATAAAAAACAACATAGGGATATGTTATCGCAAGTTAGCGCTTGGTGACGAAAAGGAAAAATACTTAAAAAAAGCAAAATCTGCCTATGCTGATGCTCTTACTGTGTTTAAGTTCAAAGATAGGCCCTATGACTACGGCATGGTGAATATGAATCTTGGCAATACGTGTTGGGCGCTTTATGAGCTGACGGCAGCTGAGACTGATTTAATTGAGGCAATATCAGCGTTTGAAGCAGCAGTAACGGCATACAATCTAAACGATGATGCATTAAAATACGGCAGCATCCAAAACAGCCTTGCGCTTGCTTACAGGGCGTTGAGTGAGTTCAAGGACAGAGACGAAAACCTAAGCCGCGCTGCTACGGCTTTTACAGAGGCACTTAAGGGCAGGACTGACCACGAGCACCCGCGTGAGTACGGAATAACCCATAACAGTCTTGGACACACCCTGTGGGAACTCTCACGGTACAAAGACAGACAGGAAAACCTAAGCAAAGCGGCAGAGTCTTTTGAAGAGGCGTTAAAGGTACGCACAGTTGTAACAGACCCGGGAGATTATGCTGAGACACAGGCTAATCTGGGTAACGTTTACTGTGATCTTTCAGAGGTTGGCAACAGGGCAGGATTTCTTAACAAGGCCATAGATGCTTATGAAGAGGCTATAAAGGTAAGGACTTATGTGGATTTCCCGGCTGAATACGGTATGCTTCAAAATAACCTGGGCAGTGCTTACGGCGCCCTTGCCGAACTTCAGGACAAAAGCGGTAATCTGCAAAAGGCGATACTTGCATTTAAGGAAACCCTGAAAGTTTATACCTTTGAAACGTCTCCTATGGATTATGCTATGGCTCAGATAAATGTAGCAAATGCCTATTTTCTATATGCTGAGAGTACAGAAAAAGAGGTAAATCTTAAACTTGCTATTTTTGCCTACAAAGAAGCCTTAAAAGTTTACATCCCCGAGCAGACGCCGGATGAGTACTTTAAGACGCAGTTGACCTTAGGAAATGCTTATAACAGTCTTTCTGAGCTTACCGACAAAGAGCAGAATATTATGAAGGCGATTCGCAGCTATGAAAGAGCGATAAAGATGCCGCTTGTGGAAAAGTACCCAGCCAAATACGCCTCTATGCTTTTTACTCTTGGCAATATGTGTTTTAATCTTTCCTTTATAGACAACAAAGAGGATAATCTCATCAAGGCTCAACAAGCATACGAGAGTGCTATGAGTTTTCTGGTTGAAGAGGAAAACCCGGTGCGGTATGCTGAAATAAGAAATAAAATTGAGGCCATCTCACAAATGCAGCAACAGCACAGAAACTAA
- the proC gene encoding pyrroline-5-carboxylate reductase yields MKIGFIGGGNMAEALIKGLTEKGQDITRSSEVDTLVFQQAAPLVFVQAGILVSEPVSARCYYLKDHYHVTAMSDNITVLKASDTIIIAIKPQNMPTLKEQVQGIDFTGKTVMSIVAGIKLAALNAMFPGAFVVRVMPNTPALVLEAMSVVTSDTSVPKEILKKAEGIFSAIGQVVFLSEDMMDAVTAVSGSGPAFFALFTKCVIEAGVALGLPDDISSKLAIQTMTGTAKLLSSGQLPAELIKMVASPGGTTEAGLKKFEALGLKNIVSEALQSAAHRSAELGK; encoded by the coding sequence GTGAAGATAGGTTTTATAGGCGGCGGTAACATGGCAGAGGCTCTGATAAAGGGGCTTACAGAAAAAGGCCAAGATATTACCCGTTCCAGCGAGGTTGATACTTTAGTCTTTCAACAAGCTGCTCCTTTAGTCTTTGTGCAGGCTGGTATTTTAGTCTCCGAGCCTGTTAGCGCAAGATGTTATTATCTTAAGGATCATTATCACGTAACCGCCATGTCTGACAACATAACTGTATTAAAAGCCTCAGATACTATTATTATAGCGATTAAACCTCAGAACATGCCTACACTTAAAGAACAGGTACAGGGAATTGATTTTACCGGTAAAACAGTCATGTCAATAGTGGCTGGGATAAAACTTGCCGCACTTAATGCGATGTTTCCGGGAGCTTTTGTCGTACGTGTAATGCCCAATACGCCTGCTTTGGTGCTTGAGGCAATGTCTGTGGTGACAAGCGATACATCAGTGCCAAAGGAAATTTTGAAAAAAGCAGAGGGTATTTTTTCTGCAATAGGTCAGGTTGTGTTTTTATCTGAGGATATGATGGATGCTGTAACGGCAGTGTCTGGAAGCGGTCCAGCGTTTTTTGCTCTCTTTACAAAATGTGTCATAGAAGCTGGTGTTGCTCTTGGGCTGCCTGATGATATTTCCAGCAAATTAGCTATACAGACTATGACAGGAACCGCAAAACTTCTTAGCTCCGGTCAGCTGCCTGCTGAATTAATAAAAATGGTGGCATCCCCTGGTGGAACAACAGAGGCCGGTCTAAAAAAATTTGAAGCTCTCGGACTAAAAAATATAGTTTCTGAAGCACTGCAGAGTGCCGCACACAGAAGCGCAGAGTTGGGTAAATAG
- a CDS encoding YggT family protein, with protein MFVAGHFFISIATVADIVLSAYTWILIISALISWVNPDPYNPVVKFLYLATEPVLRPIRRKIGTLGGIDISPVIVILLIRFVQSFVVASLKQFGARLLF; from the coding sequence ATGTTTGTAGCCGGACATTTTTTTATATCTATCGCAACAGTAGCAGATATAGTACTGAGCGCTTATACGTGGATTTTAATCATATCGGCATTGATAAGCTGGGTAAATCCCGATCCCTATAACCCTGTCGTGAAGTTTTTGTATCTTGCCACTGAACCGGTTTTAAGACCGATACGCCGGAAAATAGGCACCCTTGGCGGCATTGACATCTCACCGGTTATAGTTATTTTACTCATACGATTCGTACAGTCTTTTGTAGTTGCCTCACTGAAGCAATTTGGTGCAAGGTTGTTGTTTTAA